Proteins from one Candidatus Margulisiibacteriota bacterium genomic window:
- a CDS encoding ORF6N domain-containing protein, translating to MMLLKIVDRNIYQIRGLKVMLDRDLAELYGVKPIRLREQVKRNPGRFPADFMFRLNETETRWLVSQNAIPTTKSLGGSLPLVFTEHGALMLSSVLNTERAIKMGIFIVRAFVKMREMAGSYKALAVQIREMERTYDKRFRIVFSALRKIIDPPIGPKKRIGFLRGGEA from the coding sequence ATGATGCTGCTGAAGATAGTTGATCGGAATATCTATCAGATCAGAGGACTTAAAGTGATGCTGGATCGGGACCTGGCGGAATTATACGGCGTTAAGCCGATCCGTTTGCGGGAACAGGTAAAACGTAATCCGGGACGCTTTCCGGCAGATTTCATGTTCCGCTTGAATGAGACAGAAACTAGGTGGCTGGTATCGCAAAATGCGATACCTACTACCAAGAGCCTGGGCGGATCACTCCCTTTAGTATTTACGGAACATGGCGCTCTGATGCTTTCCTCGGTTTTGAATACGGAACGGGCTATCAAGATGGGCATCTTCATTGTTCGGGCGTTCGTGAAGATGCGGGAAATGGCCGGTTCATACAAGGCGCTGGCAGTACAGATAAGGGAAATGGAGCGGACTTATGACAAGCGTTTTCGGATCGTTTTCAGCGCTTTAAGAAAAATCATTGATCCGCCTATAGGACCGAAGAAACGGATCGGATTTCTCCGAGGAGGTGAGGCGTAA
- a CDS encoding radical SAM protein translates to MKHHGKIFAPSKVGIDHHKIEAYLNNERIFPTTMEMDLTQLCSRDCPACPYSASKKPGLTLQLPFLDRLFGILGHRTTGLVLSGGEPTIVPHFPATIKLAKKKGFKQIAIISNGANIDRPEVQDALLEHATSIRISLYDWQEADTESLSNTLKKIAGLRRRIDREKSPLELGAAMLTRKAWNHRYGPVGAQAFAAGIDWLYFHPFCVDWEAGTPVQDDQSGTLEEIARLKTVWPENFNVQVPLERYSPLPLKFEKLHGSYFLIQVGADGVNYLGPECKYQKEAALLDLNDYLEDDFLWHPSRLRKIEAANSDNYPYIGTKHRPPIFSDYIQKLIDTRKEHKAWDGLQESPNTFQYPGII, encoded by the coding sequence ATGAAACACCATGGCAAGATCTTCGCCCCCTCCAAGGTAGGGATTGATCATCATAAAATAGAAGCGTACCTGAACAATGAACGGATATTCCCGACCACCATGGAAATGGACCTGACGCAGTTGTGTTCCCGCGACTGCCCTGCCTGCCCCTACTCAGCGTCCAAAAAGCCCGGGTTGACCTTGCAGCTCCCTTTTCTCGACAGGCTATTCGGGATACTGGGCCACAGAACTACTGGCTTAGTGTTGTCAGGGGGAGAGCCAACGATCGTCCCCCATTTTCCCGCAACGATCAAGCTGGCAAAAAAGAAAGGGTTCAAGCAGATCGCAATTATTTCCAACGGCGCCAACATCGACCGCCCCGAAGTGCAAGATGCCCTGCTGGAGCATGCGACCTCGATCCGCATTTCTCTCTATGATTGGCAGGAAGCGGACACCGAATCGCTTAGCAATACCCTGAAAAAGATCGCCGGGCTGCGCCGGCGCATCGACCGGGAAAAAAGCCCGCTGGAGCTCGGCGCCGCCATGCTGACCCGAAAAGCGTGGAACCACCGGTACGGCCCGGTCGGGGCCCAGGCGTTCGCCGCCGGTATAGACTGGCTCTATTTTCACCCGTTTTGCGTCGATTGGGAGGCGGGAACGCCGGTCCAGGACGATCAGTCCGGCACCCTGGAAGAGATCGCACGGCTGAAAACGGTCTGGCCGGAAAATTTTAACGTCCAGGTCCCCTTGGAACGTTATTCCCCTCTCCCCCTGAAGTTCGAGAAGCTGCACGGGTCTTATTTCCTGATCCAGGTCGGGGCGGACGGCGTCAATTACCTCGGCCCGGAATGCAAATACCAGAAAGAGGCCGCGCTGCTCGACTTGAACGACTATTTAGAAGATGATTTTTTATGGCATCCCAGCCGGCTCAGAAAGATCGAGGCGGCGAACAGCGATAATTACCCGTATATCGGGACCAAACACCGGCCGCCCATCTTCAGCGATTATATCCAGAAATTGATCGATACCCGCAAGGAGCACAAGGCATGGGATGGCTTGCAAGAATCGCCCAATACTTTCCAATACCCGGGCATTATTTAG
- a CDS encoding serine/threonine-protein kinase: MAVSSPKPAVHSWLHPIRRIDARTAERAGLRKLGTALKYIFPVSTIGVTAALFLTAPGAATVGGLVLYSLLTGSGSSLLSWGLGKSFRNAALDRQVAEKAEQVNELHRERSSLLGKLRELGIEDEEIQEKPFDGHNVYKSTLGIGGMAVALLVKNLDLDRHWVFKIPRPDLLNNAVLLAQFKGREARAMLDLNHPNIVRFFKLSHMSREIYLDLLGRTGIEEYQRLGADQGMPVEIPYIEMEFINGETLSRHLERGALPAGKAAKLAIDIANTLWFVGYKGIVHRDLKPDNIFVVPDETAPGSETIKIADFGLAKTVDRSGKRETANLTLFGEVKGTPEYMSPEQVRGEDIDWRTDQYSLGVILYEMLAGKLPFGESAGGLDDNQALVGYFSKVLSEKPRDLSEIPGIPVGLARTVDKMLAKARDDRFASWEDCVRALESIDLGTETTAVAPRPKH, encoded by the coding sequence ATGGCGGTCAGCTCCCCAAAACCGGCCGTCCACTCCTGGCTGCACCCGATCCGCCGGATCGACGCGCGGACGGCGGAACGCGCCGGCCTCAGAAAACTGGGAACGGCCTTAAAGTATATTTTCCCCGTTTCCACGATCGGCGTGACCGCGGCGCTCTTTTTGACGGCGCCCGGCGCGGCCACCGTTGGCGGGCTGGTCCTGTATTCGCTGTTGACCGGGAGCGGCAGTTCGCTGCTCTCTTGGGGTCTCGGCAAAAGTTTCCGCAACGCGGCGCTCGACCGGCAGGTGGCGGAAAAAGCCGAGCAGGTCAACGAGCTGCATCGCGAGCGCTCTTCGCTCCTCGGGAAACTGCGCGAACTGGGGATCGAGGACGAAGAGATCCAGGAAAAGCCGTTCGACGGCCATAACGTTTACAAGAGTACGCTTGGCATCGGCGGGATGGCGGTCGCCCTGCTGGTCAAGAACCTCGATCTTGACCGCCATTGGGTCTTTAAGATCCCCCGGCCGGACCTGCTGAACAACGCGGTCCTGCTCGCCCAGTTCAAGGGGCGGGAAGCCAGGGCGATGCTCGACCTGAACCACCCGAATATCGTCCGCTTTTTCAAGCTGTCGCACATGAGCCGCGAGATCTATCTCGACCTGCTTGGCCGGACGGGGATCGAAGAGTACCAGCGGCTGGGCGCCGACCAGGGAATGCCGGTCGAGATCCCCTACATTGAAATGGAGTTCATCAACGGGGAGACTTTATCCCGTCATCTGGAGAGAGGGGCGTTGCCGGCCGGTAAGGCGGCCAAACTGGCGATCGATATCGCCAACACGCTCTGGTTCGTCGGCTACAAGGGGATCGTTCATCGCGACCTGAAGCCGGACAATATTTTCGTGGTACCGGACGAGACCGCGCCGGGGAGCGAAACGATCAAGATCGCCGACTTCGGCCTGGCCAAAACGGTCGACCGGAGCGGGAAGCGGGAGACCGCCAACCTGACCCTGTTCGGCGAAGTCAAAGGGACGCCGGAATACATGTCGCCCGAGCAGGTGCGGGGCGAAGATATCGACTGGCGGACCGACCAATACTCGCTCGGCGTTATCCTTTACGAAATGCTGGCCGGCAAACTGCCGTTCGGGGAAAGCGCCGGCGGCCTGGACGATAACCAGGCGCTGGTCGGCTATTTTTCCAAGGTCTTGAGCGAAAAGCCGCGCGATCTGAGCGAGATCCCGGGAATCCCGGTCGGCCTGGCGCGAACAGTTGATAAAATGCTGGCCAAGGCGCGGGATGACCGCTTTGCCAGCTGGGAAGACTGCGTCCGCGCCCTGGAGAGCATCGATCTGGGGACCGAAACGACCGCGGTCGCTCCCCGGCCCAAGCACTGA
- a CDS encoding glycosyltransferase family A protein, with protein MGWLARIAQYFPIPGHYLELKPGPARATVIIPTYGDALFARWAIKSVQQQTVRDLEICVICDGSPDKMVSLFREIADDDPRVKVFIFPKSPRTGESYRDVVIKQTTGKIICYCSHDDLWLPAHVAEMERSLAGCRFTHSLHGIVAPPKKIRDNKNLLMGVYWIDLNDPAIVERMLKGENFFGLTFGAHTRDSYFGLKEGWVTTPPQEIATDLYMWKKLLAAYGGGCSTVRKFTALNFRRFDRADWSERERDAELERYFHRLRDKGFLRTIARVGAAFRPPGAPAPAGAPSAKR; from the coding sequence ATGGGATGGCTTGCAAGAATCGCCCAATACTTTCCAATACCCGGGCATTATTTAGAACTGAAGCCCGGCCCGGCCAGGGCAACCGTTATCATCCCGACCTACGGCGACGCCCTGTTTGCCCGCTGGGCAATAAAAAGCGTCCAACAACAGACGGTCCGCGACCTGGAGATCTGCGTCATCTGCGACGGCTCGCCCGACAAGATGGTCTCCCTCTTCCGGGAAATAGCGGACGATGACCCCCGCGTCAAAGTTTTCATTTTTCCGAAATCGCCAAGGACCGGGGAGTCTTACCGGGACGTCGTTATCAAGCAAACGACCGGCAAGATCATCTGTTATTGCAGCCACGATGACCTGTGGCTCCCCGCGCACGTCGCGGAAATGGAGCGCTCCCTGGCCGGTTGCCGTTTTACCCATTCCCTCCACGGCATTGTCGCCCCGCCCAAGAAAATCCGGGACAACAAAAATCTACTGATGGGGGTTTACTGGATAGACTTGAACGATCCCGCTATTGTCGAGCGGATGTTAAAGGGGGAAAATTTTTTCGGTTTAACCTTCGGCGCCCACACCAGAGACAGTTATTTCGGCTTAAAAGAAGGCTGGGTGACAACCCCGCCGCAGGAGATCGCGACCGATCTTTACATGTGGAAAAAACTCCTCGCCGCCTACGGAGGCGGATGTTCGACGGTCAGGAAATTCACCGCCCTGAACTTTCGCAGGTTCGACCGAGCCGACTGGTCGGAACGGGAGCGCGACGCCGAGCTGGAACGGTATTTTCACCGGCTGCGGGACAAGGGTTTTCTCCGCACGATCGCCCGCGTCGGCGCCGCTTTTAGGCCGCCGGGCGCCCCGGCGCCGGCCGGAGCGCCTTCGGCTAAGCGTTAA
- a CDS encoding SLC13 family permease: MTTPIAVLIIFLLTYALFVFFPKHRTMLALSASAVLLLGRALTPEQAFWAVNWNVMGIFVGTLAVADIFMESRVPAHLAELIVDRAKNTGWAILLICLLTGFISAFVENVATVLIVAPIALALAKKLQINPVNMMIAIAVSSNLQGTSTLIGDPPSMLLGGFAKMTFWDFFFYHGKPSIFFAVELGALASFFVLYYFFRQQRAKTALVRVEKIKSLFPTGLLAALVICLALSSFIPFEGAAGTICLMFGLVSLLWKVATQKTPFFREIVKLDWDTTLFLVGVFVLVGSLTLAGWLDIFASQLAALVGSNVLLGFITIVVVSVVISAFVDNVPFLAAMLPVAVTLSAKLGIEPSLLLFGLLIGASLGGNITPIGASANIVACGLLKEEGHQVSFGEFARIGLPFTLVAVTAASLFLWFVWR, translated from the coding sequence ATGACGACGCCGATCGCGGTCCTGATCATTTTCCTCCTGACCTACGCGCTCTTTGTCTTTTTCCCCAAGCACCGGACGATGTTGGCCTTATCGGCATCAGCCGTGCTGCTGCTGGGCCGCGCGCTGACCCCGGAACAGGCGTTTTGGGCGGTCAACTGGAACGTGATGGGGATCTTTGTCGGGACCCTGGCCGTGGCCGATATTTTCATGGAGAGCAGGGTGCCGGCCCACCTGGCCGAGCTGATCGTCGACCGGGCGAAAAATACCGGCTGGGCGATCCTGCTCATCTGCTTGTTGACCGGCTTTATTTCCGCTTTTGTCGAGAACGTGGCGACCGTTTTGATCGTGGCGCCGATCGCCCTGGCGCTGGCGAAAAAATTGCAGATCAACCCGGTCAACATGATGATCGCCATCGCCGTTTCCAGCAACCTGCAGGGGACGTCCACCCTGATCGGCGACCCCCCCAGCATGCTGCTCGGCGGTTTTGCCAAAATGACCTTCTGGGACTTCTTTTTTTATCACGGAAAGCCGAGCATTTTCTTTGCCGTCGAACTGGGGGCGCTCGCTTCGTTCTTTGTCCTCTATTATTTCTTCCGGCAGCAGCGGGCAAAGACCGCGCTGGTCCGGGTCGAAAAGATCAAGTCGTTATTCCCGACCGGGCTGCTGGCCGCGCTGGTGATCTGTCTGGCGCTCAGCTCTTTTATCCCGTTCGAGGGAGCGGCCGGCACGATCTGCCTCATGTTCGGCCTGGTCTCCCTGCTCTGGAAAGTGGCAACGCAAAAGACTCCGTTCTTCCGGGAGATCGTTAAACTGGATTGGGACACGACCTTGTTCCTGGTTGGGGTGTTCGTCCTGGTCGGCAGCCTGACGCTGGCCGGCTGGCTCGATATCTTTGCCTCTCAGCTGGCCGCTCTGGTCGGCAGTAATGTCCTGCTCGGTTTTATTACGATCGTTGTTGTCTCGGTCGTTATCTCGGCGTTCGTCGATAACGTTCCGTTCCTGGCGGCAATGTTGCCGGTCGCCGTTACGCTTTCCGCCAAGCTGGGGATCGAACCGTCGCTGCTCCTTTTCGGCCTGCTGATCGGAGCGAGCCTGGGCGGGAATATCACGCCGATCGGCGCGTCCGCCAACATCGTCGCTTGCGGTCTCTTAAAAGAAGAAGGCCATCAGGTTAGCTTCGGCGAGTTCGCCCGCATCGGTTTGCCGTTCACGCTTGTGGCGGTAACGGCCGCGTCGCTCTTTCTCTGGTTCGTCTGGCGCTGA
- a CDS encoding DUF1015 domain-containing protein encodes MVRVFPFRGIIYNKKKLKNLSKVMSPPYDVISPEEQDELYRLNNFNFIRLILGKEFPGDNEYNNRYVRAAAFLDGWSRHKIFLQDDKPAFYAYEQKFSCQGRKFVRLGFFGIIRLEDIGRGKVYPHEETYPKAKLDRLQLMRATNANLDSVFAFYSDKKDKLSKALKQFTKKTPTIEAKDRDGVTHRLWRIDKKPALAKIVQEMKDKAVFIADGHHRYEAAIRFKNELKTRNTKFTEEEAYNHVLMYFTPVEGKGLVVLPIHRAVSNLEYYDPIRFEEDLKQYFTVTPYPATKKTAENVRKKLLKDMAKAADKHVLGLYLGNYRYYLLTLRDEAIVEEMVAEEKPAAWKKLDVNILHYAVFDRLLNIAQETEDKVTYFKKEEDAIKAVDAKGAIMAILMNPTRIEEIIAVASDLEKMPHKSTYFYPKLLSGLVVNRFEHGDKVKP; translated from the coding sequence ATGGTCAGGGTTTTTCCCTTTCGTGGGATCATTTATAACAAGAAAAAGCTCAAGAACCTCTCGAAAGTCATGTCCCCACCCTATGACGTTATCTCCCCGGAGGAGCAGGACGAGCTCTATCGGCTTAACAATTTCAACTTTATCCGGCTGATCCTCGGCAAGGAGTTCCCGGGCGATAACGAATATAACAACCGCTATGTCCGGGCCGCCGCGTTCCTCGACGGCTGGTCCCGGCACAAGATCTTCCTCCAGGACGATAAACCGGCTTTTTACGCCTACGAGCAGAAATTCTCCTGCCAGGGGCGCAAATTCGTCCGCCTCGGCTTTTTCGGGATCATCCGCCTGGAAGATATCGGCCGGGGGAAAGTCTACCCGCACGAAGAGACCTATCCCAAAGCGAAGCTCGACCGGCTGCAGCTGATGCGCGCCACCAACGCCAACCTCGATTCGGTCTTCGCCTTCTATTCGGACAAGAAGGACAAGCTCAGCAAGGCCTTGAAACAATTCACGAAAAAGACCCCGACGATCGAGGCCAAGGACCGGGACGGGGTCACGCACCGCCTCTGGCGGATCGACAAGAAACCGGCGCTCGCCAAGATCGTGCAGGAGATGAAGGACAAGGCGGTGTTCATCGCGGACGGGCACCATCGCTACGAAGCGGCGATCCGCTTCAAGAACGAGCTGAAAACGCGCAACACGAAGTTCACCGAGGAGGAAGCGTATAACCACGTCCTGATGTACTTTACGCCGGTCGAGGGGAAAGGCCTGGTCGTCCTGCCGATCCACCGGGCGGTCAGCAATCTCGAATATTACGATCCGATCCGCTTTGAGGAAGACCTGAAGCAATACTTTACGGTCACCCCTTACCCCGCCACAAAAAAGACCGCCGAAAATGTCCGCAAGAAACTGCTCAAGGACATGGCCAAAGCCGCGGACAAGCACGTCCTGGGCCTGTACCTCGGCAATTACCGCTATTACCTGCTGACCTTGCGCGATGAAGCGATCGTGGAAGAGATGGTCGCCGAAGAGAAACCGGCCGCCTGGAAAAAGCTCGACGTCAACATCCTCCATTACGCGGTGTTCGACCGGCTGCTGAACATCGCCCAGGAGACCGAAGACAAGGTCACCTATTTCAAGAAGGAAGAGGACGCGATCAAGGCCGTTGACGCCAAAGGGGCGATCATGGCCATCCTGATGAACCCGACCAGGATCGAAGAGATCATCGCCGTCGCCAGCGACCTGGAAAAGATGCCGCACAAGTCGACTTACTTCTACCCCAAGCTCCTGTCCGGCCTGGTCGTCAACCGCTTCGAGCATGGGGATAAAGTCAAACCTTAA
- a CDS encoding Gfo/Idh/MocA family oxidoreductase, translated as MGIKSNLKGPCLGLIGCGNWGRNILRDLIKLECETQVVDPDPAARDLAAELGALRAYSSVSELPACDGYVVAVPIPDLTKECARLLPQKKPIFAEKTLCLSLADYARLKSLGGAGYIFAMHKWHYHPGIEALRLIARSDRIGRLEELCLTRHAWVNDFHGGDVFWTQSVHDLTIIKHILGAIPAEIRAIKVIKDNTGLPVSLTAMLGHDPAVTLNVSGRHCNKVSGVSLHGQKGSAELYDAYDDHLTVRNAKGEEKVPIDTAYPLYLELQEFVAYLQGGPAPRCDLESAKEVTQAILNLRKKAGL; from the coding sequence ATGGGGATAAAGTCAAACCTTAAGGGGCCTTGCCTCGGCCTGATCGGCTGCGGGAACTGGGGCCGGAATATTTTAAGGGACCTGATCAAACTAGAATGCGAAACACAGGTCGTGGACCCCGACCCCGCCGCCCGGGACCTTGCCGCCGAGCTGGGCGCGCTCCGGGCCTATTCCAGCGTAAGTGAGCTGCCGGCCTGTGACGGCTATGTCGTCGCCGTTCCGATCCCCGACCTGACAAAAGAATGCGCCCGCTTATTGCCGCAGAAAAAGCCGATCTTCGCGGAAAAGACCCTCTGTCTCTCCCTGGCCGATTACGCTCGGCTAAAAAGCCTCGGCGGCGCCGGATATATCTTCGCGATGCACAAATGGCATTATCATCCCGGGATCGAGGCTTTGCGGCTGATCGCGCGGTCGGACCGGATCGGGCGGCTCGAGGAGCTTTGCCTGACCAGGCATGCCTGGGTAAATGATTTCCACGGCGGCGATGTTTTCTGGACCCAGTCCGTCCACGACCTGACCATTATCAAGCATATCCTGGGCGCTATTCCGGCAGAGATCAGAGCGATCAAGGTTATCAAAGACAACACCGGGCTCCCGGTTAGTCTTACCGCCATGCTTGGGCATGATCCCGCGGTTACCTTGAATGTCAGCGGCCGGCACTGCAATAAGGTCAGCGGGGTCAGCCTCCATGGCCAGAAAGGGTCCGCTGAACTTTATGATGCTTACGATGACCACCTGACGGTCAGGAATGCCAAGGGCGAAGAAAAGGTCCCGATCGACACCGCTTACCCGCTTTACCTGGAACTGCAGGAATTCGTCGCCTATCTGCAGGGCGGGCCCGCGCCGCGCTGCGACCTGGAAAGCGCCAAAGAAGTCACGCAAGCGATCCTGAATCTGCGGAAAAAGGCAGGTTTATGA
- a CDS encoding DUF3276 family protein produces MKEGTKELFQRMVKAGRRTYFISVRQTENEKKYVTVTESRLVDKNKFDRFNIMVFPEKLADFVTALQDAYAVAV; encoded by the coding sequence ATGAAGGAAGGGACAAAGGAGTTGTTCCAACGGATGGTTAAGGCTGGGAGGCGGACCTATTTCATTTCGGTCCGGCAGACGGAGAACGAGAAGAAGTACGTGACCGTGACGGAGAGCCGGCTGGTGGACAAGAACAAGTTCGACCGGTTCAATATCATGGTATTCCCGGAAAAACTGGCGGATTTCGTCACGGCTTTGCAGGATGCTTACGCGGTGGCGGTTTAA